The following coding sequences lie in one Halomonas sp. 'Soap Lake #6' genomic window:
- a CDS encoding Hcp family type VI secretion system effector — translation MPTPCYISIEGQTQGNITAGAFTPDSVGNIYVEGHEDQMLVQEFKHVVTVPTDPQSGQPSGQRAHKPFIFTVALNKAVPLMYNALASGEMLPNVELKWYRTSVEGKQEHFFTTTLTDATIVDINLRMPHAQDLSKSEFTQLMDVSLAYRKIDWEHTVAGTSGSDDWRAPIEG, via the coding sequence ATGCCAACTCCATGTTATATCAGCATCGAAGGCCAAACTCAGGGCAACATCACTGCTGGTGCGTTTACCCCCGACTCCGTAGGTAACATCTACGTAGAGGGCCATGAAGACCAGATGCTGGTTCAAGAGTTTAAGCACGTAGTGACCGTACCCACTGACCCACAGTCAGGCCAGCCTTCCGGCCAGCGTGCACACAAACCATTTATCTTTACTGTGGCACTGAACAAAGCCGTACCGCTGATGTACAACGCACTGGCTTCTGGTGAAATGCTACCCAACGTTGAGCTGAAGTGGTACCGCACGTCTGTAGAAGGTAAGCAAGAACACTTCTTCACCACGACACTGACCGACGCCACTATCGTGGACATTAACCTGCGTATGCCCCATGCACAGGACCTAAGCAAGTCCGAGTTTACTCAGCTGATGGACGTTTCATTGGCATACCGTAAAATTGATTGGGAACACACAGTTGCAGGCACCTCTGGCTCTGACGACTGGCGTGCGCCA